Sequence from the Azospirillum formosense genome:
GGCCTTCGTTGCGGCGAGAGCGCCGATGGCGCTTCCGAGGGCGTAGAACACCATGTAGCCGCCGACGAGACGGCTGCGCGCCTGCGGGTGTCGGTCGAAAATGATGCTCTGGTTGCTGACATGGACCGCCTGCACCGCAAGGTCGAGCAACACGACGCCGACGAGAAGGGCGGGAATGGACTTCGGCAACAACGCGATCAATCCCCATGACGCCAGAAGCAGCGTGAGCGAGACGCCGGTGGTCCACTGACCGAGCCCGCGATCCGCCAGCCGGCCCGCCCCCGTCGCGGCTATGGCACCCGCCATGCCAACCAGCCCGAACAGGCCGATTTGTGTGTGGGAATAGCCGAACGGTTCGGCGCTGAGCGGCAGCACCAGCGCGGTCCAGAATGCGCTGAACGCCGCGAAGATCAGCAGGGCGAGGACGCCGCGCACCAGCAGCAGGCGGTCGGTCAGGAACAGGATGGGGATCGAACGCAGCGCCGAGGTGTAGCTGTCCGTGCTGTCCGGTGGCAGGTTGCGCGGGAGGACCCGCCAGAGCAGGCCGGCCATCGCCAGCGCGAGAGCCGCCGATGCCAGATAGACCGCGCGCCAGCCTCCAAGGTCGGCGAGCAGCCCGGCAACGGAACGCGCGCCGAGAATGCCGATCACGACGCCACTCGTAACCATGCCGACGGCCTTGCCACGCTCGGCGGGGGTGGCGAGCGTGGCCGCGAAGGACACCAGCACCTGAACGACCACCGCGAGCAGCCCGACCGCCGCCATGCCGGCGAACAGGATCGCCTCCGTGCGGGCCGTGGCGACGGCCGCCAGCGCGACGGCGGACAGGACGCCTTGGCCGACGACCAAGCGGCGACGGTCCACGAGGTCCCCAAGTGGGACCAGGACGATCAGGCCCACCCCATAGCCGAGCTGCGTCAGCGTCACCACGAGACCGATTGCGGCGGGTGGAATCCCGAAATCCCGCGCCATCGCGTCGAGCAGGGGATGAGCGAAATAGATGTTGGCGACGCCGAGACCGGCGGCGGCGGCGAGGATCAGCGTGGTGACCCTCGGCAATCCGCCGCCCGGCCGGTGTCGTGGGGTGCTTTCGCGCTGCATGGTCGCTCCGTCGGTTGATGCTTAATCCGGTTCCATTTTGAGACCACTTGCGCGCCGCGAAATCCAGTTCTATTTCAAGACCACATTGGGCGGTTGGAGGGTTCTGGTCATGGTCAAGCGGGTCAGCCTTTGGGACGCCGGTTGCCCGGTCGCACGCGCGCTCGACGTCATTGGCGACTGGTGGTCGCTGCTCATCATCCGCGACGCTTTCGACGGGGTGCGGCGGTTCAGCGAGTTCCAGACCGGCCTCGGCATCGCCAAGGGCATGCTGGCAACGCGGCTGCGCGACCTGACCCAGCGCGGCATTCTGGAAACCGCGCCGGCCTCCGATGGCAGTGCGTATCGCGAATATGTCCTGACCGAGAAAGGGCGCGGCCTCTTTCTCGTCATCGTCGCGCTGCGGCAATGGGGCGAAGACCATCTCTACCGCCCCGACGCCCCACGCTCCTCGCTGGTCGATGCCGACACCGGGGCTCCGGTCGCGCGGCTGGCGTTGCGCGCGCAGGATGGACGGCTTCTCGGATGGAACGATACGCGCGTTCAGAAACCGGCGACGACCAGTTGATGGATCAGGAGATGCATCCATACATGGGCACGGATGCTTTGGCCTCCGGCACCACCGCAACGGGTGATTGATTGTCGCCGCCGGACATCTCGGTATTCTCCTTTGCTCAAGGCGCCCCCAAGTTTTCTCTTTTCAGTTGAATTAGAGAAAATTTTATTAGTTTTTGGTTGCATTGACACCATTTTCGGTCGAGCAGGGCCAAGGCGACCGGTGATGCGGGTTCATTCAGAAATCCATACGGTTGTAATGTTTCCTTCAAGGCTTTGTGCTTCTCTGGCGCGATGGTCGTGGAGGCCGCATGCGGATTTTGGTGGTGGACGATTCGCGCATGGCGCGTGCGGTGCTGTGCCAGCAGCTTGAAGGTTTCGGCCATCAGGCGGCCTTTGCCGAAAGCGGTCAGGCGGCGCTGGCCCGCTGCCGCGAAGAGCCCATCGACATCGCGCTGGTCGATTTCCGCGTCGGTGAGATGGAGGGCGTGGAGGTGTGCTGGCACCTGCGCGCGGCGCAGCGGGAGCGGCACCTCTACCTGATGCTGATGATCCCCGGCAGCATCACCAACCAGTTCTTCGAGGTGGTGGAGAACGGGGCCGACGAGTTCCTGCGCAAGCCGCTGGACCTGACATGGCTGCGCGCCCGGCTGCTCGCCGCCTCCCGCGTGGTCGACATGCAGCGCCAACTGGAACGGCTCGCCACCACCGACTCGCTGACCGGGGCGCTGAACCGCGGACGTTTTATGGCGCGCGCCGCCGAAGAGGTGGCGCGCGCGCAACGCGGGGGCCAGCCGCTGTCCGCGATCATGCTGGACATCGACCATTTCAAGAAGGTCAACGATACCCACGGCCACGCCACCGGGGACGAGGCGATCCGCACGGTCGTCCGCGTCTGCCGGTCCATGGTACGCGGGGCCGACGTCCTGGGACGGCTGGGCGGCGAGGAGTTCGCCATCCTGCTGCCCGAGACGCCGCCGCAGGGTGCGGCGCTGCTGGCGGAGCGGCTGCGTCAAGCGCTGGCGGAAACCGTCGTGCGCATCGCCAACGGCGCCGGGTCCGTCCTCTCCGTCACCGTCAGCATCGGCGTCAGCGCGCTGCGGCCGGGCGAGACCGGCGTCGCCGCGCTGCTCGCGCGGGCGGACGAAGCGCTGTACCGCGCGAAGAGCGGCGGCCGCAACCGAGTGGTGTGCGACGCGTCGCCGTGATCCTGCCGGGCGCCGTCAGGCTCCCGGCACCAGCCAGGGCCGCGCCTCGGCGTCCGCGCGGTCGAAGGCGTCGATGGCGTCCTGGTGGCGCAGCGTCAGGGCCACGTCGTCAAGGCCGTCGATCAGGCATTCCTTCTTGAACGGGTCGATGGCGAAGGCCCGCGGCCGCCCGTCCGGACCGGTCAGGGTCTGGGCCGGCAGGTCCACGGTGACGGCGGCGCCCGGCGCCTCCTGCAGCTGGCGGCGCAGCTCCGCCACCGTCTCCTCCGGCAGGGTTATGGTCAGCAGACCGTTCTTGGCGGCGTTGGCGGCGAAGATGTCGCCGAAGCTGGGCGCGACGACGCAGCGGAAGCCGCCGTCCACCAGCGCGTAGACCGCCCCCTCCCGCGACGACCCGCAGCCGAAGTTGCGGTCGGTCACCAGCACGCGCGCCCCGGCATAGGCGGGATCGTCCAGCGGGAAGCCGGGCTTGCGCTCGTCATGGAGCAGGAAGTTGCCATAGCCGGCGCTGCGCGGCTTCTTCAGGAAGCGCGCCGGGAGCAGCTGGTCGGTGTCGATGTTGGCGATGTCGAGCGGCACCGCGGGCGCGGTCAGCGTGACGAAGGGGTCCATCCTTACGAATCTCCCAGCTTGCGGACATCGGTGAGTTTGCCGGTCACGGCGGCGGCGGCGGCCATCGCCGGGCTCATCAGATGCGTGCGCGCGTTCGGCCCCTGACGGCCGGGGAAGTTGCGGTTGGTGGTGGAGGCGCAACGCTCGCCGGCCGGGACGAGGTCGCCGTTGATGCCGACGCACATGGAACAGCCGGGCTCGCCCCATTCCAGACCCGCGTCGGTGAAGACGCGGTCCAGCCCCTCCGCCTCGGCCTGACGGCGCACCGGCACCGACCCCGGAACCACCAGCCCGGGCACCACGGCGCGGCGGCCGCGCAGCACGGCGGCGGCGGCGCGCAGATCCTCCAGCCGGGCGTTGGTGCAGGAGCCGATGAAGACGCGGTCGATGCCGACCTCCTCCAGCCGCGTGCCGGGGGTCAGCGCCATGTAGTCCAGCATCTTGCGCATCTGGCCGGCGCGCACCGGGTCGCTCTCGGCGCCGGGATCGGGAACCGCGCCGGTCACCGGAACCGCGGTCTCCGGGCTGGTGCCCCAGGTGACCGACGGGGCGATGGCAGCGGCGTCGAGCGACACCTCGCGGTCGAAGGCGGCGTCCGGGTCGCTGGGCAGGGTCCGCCAGTGCGCCACGGCGCGGTCGAACACGTCCCCCTTGGGGGCGTAGGGCCGCCCGTCGATCCAGGAAAAGGTGGTGTCGTCGGGGGCGATCATGCCGGCCCGCGCCCCCGCCTCGATCGACATGTTGCAGACGGTCAGCCGGCCCTCCATCGACAGGGCGCGGATGGCGCTGCCGGCGTATTCGATGACGTGGCCGGCCGCCCCGTCGGCGCCGATGAAGCCGATCACCGCCAGGATCAGGTCCTTGGCCGTCACATGCGCGCCCAGCTCGCCGTCGACGGTGACGCGCATGGTCTTGGGCCGGCGCTGCCACAGCGTCTGGGTCGCCAGCACATGCGACACCTCGGTGGCGCCGATGCCGAAGGCGAGCGCGCCGAAGGCGCCGTGGGTGGAGGTGTGGCTGTCGCCGCAGACGATGGTCAGGCCCGGCAGGGTCAGCCCCTGCTCCGGCGCAAGCACATGGACGATGCCCTGCGCCGGGTCGTGCAGGCCGAAATGGCGCAGGCCATGGCGCCCGGCGTTCGCCTCCAGCATCGTCACCATGTTGGCGATCTCGGGATCGGCGATCGGCCTGGTCCGGCTGTGCGAGGGCACGTAATGGTCGGCGACGGCGAAGGTCAGCTCAGGCCGGCGCACCTTGCGGCCGGCATGGTCGATCATGCCGAAGGCGTGGAACGAGCCCTCGTGCAGGAAATGGCGGTCGATGGCGAGCAGCGCCTGCCCGTCCGGCCGGGTCGCCACCAGATGGGCGTCCCAGACCTTGTCGAACAGGCTGCGGGGGTGTTGCGTCATGGGTTGCTTCCCTCCTTCACGGAGTCCGCTGCGGCCGCCCCGGCGATGCGCCCCAGCGCCACCGCGGTCAGCAAGCCATTGCCGGACAGGTAGCCGGACGCCTTCGACCCCGACACGCCGCAGGCGGCCCCGCCGGCGGCGTAGAGGTTGGGCAGCGCACCGCCCTGCCCGTCCGACGTCCCGACCAGCACGCGAGCATCGTCATCGACGACCAGCCCGCCCTGGGTGTGGAACAGGGCGCCGGTGACGCGGACGGCGCGGTACGGTGCCACCAGCGGCGCCGAGCCGGCGAAGCTCCGGCCGAAGCCGTCGGTTCCCCCCGCTGCCTTCAACCGGTCGACCTCGGCCAATGTGACGGTCAGCGCCTCCGCGTCGATCTTCATCAGACGGGCGAGGTCCGCCGGGCTGTCGGCACCGAGCACCGCGCCCATCGCCTCGGCCTGCCGGAAATCCTCGAACTGGCGGGCGACGGCGGCGATGCGCTCGTCGAAGACGGTCCAGGCGATGCCATCGGGCTGGCGCAGCACGACGGCGGCCTGCTCGGAATAGCCCTGCGCCTCGTTGGAGAAGCGCCTGCCCTCGGTGTTCACCTGCACGCCGCCCTCGGTGACCGTCGCCCAGGTGACCAGGATGCCGGCGGGGTGAGCGACCGAACCGTGGCCCTGATGCCCCGACAGGTGCCGCGTCGCCGCCCCCAGCGCCTCGCCCCACAGGAGCGCGTCGCCCTGGTTGCCGGGATGCCCGAAATAGAGCGCGTCGGCCAACTCCGGCACATGGCGTTCGACCAGCGCCCTGTTGCCGCCATAGCCGTTGCAGGCGAGGATCAGCGCCGCGCAGCCGACCCGCTCGACGCTGCCGTCGGGCCGGGTGACCTCCACACCGCGGACACGCGGGCCGTCGGCGTAGAGCGCGGTCACATGCGCCTCGCACAGCACGTCGATGCCGGCGGTCTCGACGGCGCCGCGCAGCCGGTCGATCAGCTCCGTCCCCGACCGGCTGGGCAGCCCGTGCATGCGCCGGGCGCTGTGGCCGGGATAGGTGAAGTTGTCGATCACCGAGAACGGCAGG
This genomic interval carries:
- a CDS encoding MFS transporter; this encodes MQRESTPRHRPGGGLPRVTTLILAAAAGLGVANIYFAHPLLDAMARDFGIPPAAIGLVVTLTQLGYGVGLIVLVPLGDLVDRRRLVVGQGVLSAVALAAVATARTEAILFAGMAAVGLLAVVVQVLVSFAATLATPAERGKAVGMVTSGVVIGILGARSVAGLLADLGGWRAVYLASAALALAMAGLLWRVLPRNLPPDSTDSYTSALRSIPILFLTDRLLLVRGVLALLIFAAFSAFWTALVLPLSAEPFGYSHTQIGLFGLVGMAGAIAATGAGRLADRGLGQWTTGVSLTLLLASWGLIALLPKSIPALLVGVVLLDLAVQAVHVSNQSIIFDRHPQARSRLVGGYMVFYALGSAIGALAATKAYAHAGWAGVSTLGAAISAAAWLTWAFTRHWLISGTRAGRAMCDGVPALCRTDPVARNAGGP
- a CDS encoding helix-turn-helix domain-containing protein translates to MVKRVSLWDAGCPVARALDVIGDWWSLLIIRDAFDGVRRFSEFQTGLGIAKGMLATRLRDLTQRGILETAPASDGSAYREYVLTEKGRGLFLVIVALRQWGEDHLYRPDAPRSSLVDADTGAPVARLALRAQDGRLLGWNDTRVQKPATTS
- a CDS encoding diguanylate cyclase — translated: MRILVVDDSRMARAVLCQQLEGFGHQAAFAESGQAALARCREEPIDIALVDFRVGEMEGVEVCWHLRAAQRERHLYLMLMIPGSITNQFFEVVENGADEFLRKPLDLTWLRARLLAASRVVDMQRQLERLATTDSLTGALNRGRFMARAAEEVARAQRGGQPLSAIMLDIDHFKKVNDTHGHATGDEAIRTVVRVCRSMVRGADVLGRLGGEEFAILLPETPPQGAALLAERLRQALAETVVRIANGAGSVLSVTVSIGVSALRPGETGVAALLARADEALYRAKSGGRNRVVCDASP
- the leuD gene encoding 3-isopropylmalate dehydratase small subunit, with protein sequence MDPFVTLTAPAVPLDIANIDTDQLLPARFLKKPRSAGYGNFLLHDERKPGFPLDDPAYAGARVLVTDRNFGCGSSREGAVYALVDGGFRCVVAPSFGDIFAANAAKNGLLTITLPEETVAELRRQLQEAPGAAVTVDLPAQTLTGPDGRPRAFAIDPFKKECLIDGLDDVALTLRHQDAIDAFDRADAEARPWLVPGA
- the leuC gene encoding 3-isopropylmalate dehydratase large subunit, which gives rise to MTQHPRSLFDKVWDAHLVATRPDGQALLAIDRHFLHEGSFHAFGMIDHAGRKVRRPELTFAVADHYVPSHSRTRPIADPEIANMVTMLEANAGRHGLRHFGLHDPAQGIVHVLAPEQGLTLPGLTIVCGDSHTSTHGAFGALAFGIGATEVSHVLATQTLWQRRPKTMRVTVDGELGAHVTAKDLILAVIGFIGADGAAGHVIEYAGSAIRALSMEGRLTVCNMSIEAGARAGMIAPDDTTFSWIDGRPYAPKGDVFDRAVAHWRTLPSDPDAAFDREVSLDAAAIAPSVTWGTSPETAVPVTGAVPDPGAESDPVRAGQMRKMLDYMALTPGTRLEEVGIDRVFIGSCTNARLEDLRAAAAVLRGRRAVVPGLVVPGSVPVRRQAEAEGLDRVFTDAGLEWGEPGCSMCVGINGDLVPAGERCASTTNRNFPGRQGPNARTHLMSPAMAAAAAVTGKLTDVRKLGDS
- a CDS encoding FAD-dependent oxidoreductase, which gives rise to MSRILPADGVTFEFTVPVVVIGGGAAGMIAALAAQERGAEVLVLERDALPQGSTALSAGLIPAPGTRWQRAAGIEDSPERFAADIIAKAKGEPDPAEVSRVVRAVGPALEWLADRYGLPFSVIDNFTYPGHSARRMHGLPSRSGTELIDRLRGAVETAGIDVLCEAHVTALYADGPRVRGVEVTRPDGSVERVGCAALILACNGYGGNRALVERHVPELADALYFGHPGNQGDALLWGEALGAATRHLSGHQGHGSVAHPAGILVTWATVTEGGVQVNTEGRRFSNEAQGYSEQAAVVLRQPDGIAWTVFDERIAAVARQFEDFRQAEAMGAVLGADSPADLARLMKIDAEALTVTLAEVDRLKAAGGTDGFGRSFAGSAPLVAPYRAVRVTGALFHTQGGLVVDDDARVLVGTSDGQGGALPNLYAAGGAACGVSGSKASGYLSGNGLLTAVALGRIAGAAAADSVKEGSNP